The following proteins come from a genomic window of Pseudomonas putida:
- a CDS encoding alpha/beta fold hydrolase — translation MQSSSVLFPVALLSAERRGDLSEDVYRIKAGNSPDPSVELALTRLGLADQDGAQGVPVILLHGSFSNRRFWYSPKGIGLGAYLARAGFDVWIPEMRGHGLSPRNHKWRHNRVADYARYDLPLIAAFVEEQSGTAPHWIGHSLGGTTLAAALGGGFLHSGQVASAAFFGTQISRVYWPLKVPPVTWGAKLLLKRWGQISGSRFKRGPEDEPIGLALESMRWHGLFGRFGDKDSDWWAGLAQVDVPVLAVAGAGDFQDPVWACRKLFDQMGGERKQFIRLGREEGFEAFGHVDMLVSKAAQAQVWPLVQRWLRQPLLPVHGAAVVAEPVPVS, via the coding sequence ATGCAAAGCAGCAGTGTTTTATTTCCCGTGGCCTTGCTCAGTGCCGAGCGCCGCGGCGACCTCAGCGAAGACGTCTACCGGATCAAGGCCGGCAACAGCCCTGATCCGAGCGTGGAACTGGCCTTGACCCGTCTGGGGCTAGCTGACCAGGACGGCGCCCAAGGCGTGCCGGTTATTCTCCTGCATGGCAGTTTCTCCAATCGGCGTTTCTGGTATTCGCCCAAGGGCATTGGCCTGGGGGCTTACCTTGCACGTGCGGGCTTCGATGTATGGATCCCGGAAATGCGTGGCCATGGGTTGTCGCCGCGCAATCACAAGTGGCGGCACAACCGGGTCGCTGACTATGCCCGCTATGACTTGCCGCTGATCGCGGCCTTCGTTGAAGAACAGTCCGGCACAGCACCCCACTGGATAGGCCATTCGCTTGGCGGTACCACCTTGGCGGCAGCGCTTGGCGGTGGTTTTCTGCATTCCGGGCAGGTCGCCAGTGCTGCGTTCTTCGGTACGCAGATCAGCCGGGTGTACTGGCCGTTGAAGGTACCGCCCGTGACCTGGGGCGCGAAGCTGCTACTCAAGCGTTGGGGGCAGATTTCCGGGTCGCGTTTCAAGCGCGGGCCTGAGGACGAACCGATAGGGCTGGCGCTGGAAAGCATGCGTTGGCACGGCCTGTTTGGCCGTTTTGGTGACAAGGACAGTGACTGGTGGGCGGGGCTTGCTCAGGTAGATGTGCCGGTGCTGGCAGTGGCTGGCGCGGGAGACTTCCAGGACCCAGTGTGGGCCTGTCGCAAGCTGTTCGATCAGATGGGTGGCGAGCGCAAGCAGTTCATCAGGTTGGGTCGCGAGGAAGGCTTCGAGGCGTTCGGGCATGTCGATATGCTGGTGAGCAAGGCGGCGCAGGCGCAGGTGTGGCCGTTGGTGCAACGCTGGTTGCGCCAGCCGTTGCTGCCGGTGCATGGGGCGGCCGTGGTTGCGGAGCCTGTCCCGGTCAGCTGA
- the rraA gene encoding ribonuclease E activity regulator RraA has protein sequence MQHYVTPDLCDAYPDLVQVLEPMFSNFGGRDSFGGQIVTIKCFEDNSRVKEQVELDGKGKVLVVDGGGSLRCALLGDMLAEKAAKNGWEGLVIYGCVRDVDVLIQTSVGVQALASHPMKTDKRGIGDLNVAVTFAGVTFRPGEYVYADNNGVIVSPSPLEMPQ, from the coding sequence ATGCAGCATTACGTAACGCCCGACCTGTGCGACGCCTACCCCGACCTGGTCCAGGTGCTGGAACCGATGTTCAGCAACTTCGGTGGCCGCGATTCATTTGGTGGCCAGATCGTTACCATCAAGTGCTTCGAGGACAACTCGCGGGTCAAAGAGCAGGTTGAGCTCGACGGCAAGGGCAAGGTTCTGGTGGTCGATGGCGGTGGTTCGCTGCGCTGTGCATTGCTCGGTGACATGCTTGCCGAAAAGGCTGCCAAAAACGGCTGGGAAGGCCTGGTGATCTATGGCTGCGTGCGTGACGTCGATGTGCTGATCCAGACCAGCGTCGGTGTGCAGGCATTGGCCAGCCATCCGATGAAGACCGACAAGCGCGGTATCGGCGACCTCAATGTGGCTGTGACCTTCGCCGGCGTGACGTTCCGCCCTGGTGAGTATGTGTATGCCGACAACAACGGCGTGATCGTCTCGCCAAGCCCGCTGGAAATGCCGCAGTGA